A part of Aegilops tauschii subsp. strangulata cultivar AL8/78 chromosome 2, Aet v6.0, whole genome shotgun sequence genomic DNA contains:
- the LOC109737129 gene encoding FBD-associated F-box protein At5g60610-like, with amino-acid sequence MDMAPPSRKKRSSSSGQRDRISGLPDSVLGHVLSYLPNKEAGRAAALGRRWRDIFCSVHTISFEEEEGERETDWDTLYYEAEEQRSCSVELIDTISAALLRRRRRYGSTGTATGLPVPLRSLRFAFDRYDIWDKAAVDQWLFDVLRHAEKELHLDLRFFIGPICPREDDDEKGSDNEDWGYVLPKRLYSCTVVRTLCLGHCKLNLPEAINLPFLETLRLTGILGDDSGETIQKLISGCPRIADLTLEANNSLKKVFVLDKCLRRFALRCCHDLTKVSIDASELRSMDYSGAVPEESLLSLHGSSAISSCTVKFCKAIPTKSEFTRFRRFLKKVSPSKHLRLHHRGLDTRFFAVFPSFPTLTRLELHGPIRSSDTIDAVRRILEQTPNLEVLSLDMDDRERREKEEEEQHHQSSDDPVELRVPSRSSFSMRCLRRQVKEINMDSYRCDVQHRALASLLFRNALVLERMSVVFVKKVPSELQAELTKEIESWLVGKPEKSFK; translated from the coding sequence ATGGACATGGCCCCACCATCACGCAAGAAGCGGTCGTCGTCGTCGGGGCAGCGAGATCGCATCAGCGGCCTCCCGGACAGCGTGCTGGGCCACGTCCTCTCCTACCTCCCCAACAAGGAAGCCGGCCGTGCGGCCGCGCTTGGCCGCCGGTGGCGCGACATCTTCTGCAGCGTGCACACCATCTCCTTCGAGGAGGAAGAGGGCGAGAGGGAAACCGACTGGGACACCTTGTACTACGAGGCCGAGGAGCAGAGGAGCTGCAGCGTTGAGCTGATCGACACTATCAGCGCtgcgctcctccgccgccgccggcggtaCGGCAGCACGGGCACGGCCACCGGCCTCCCCGTGCCGCTGCGCAGCCTCCGCTTCGCCTTCGACCGCTACGACATTTGGGACAAGGCCGCGGTCGACCAGTGGCTCTTCGACGTGCTGCGCCACGCCGAGAAGGAGCTCCACCTCGACCTGCGCTTCTTCATCGGCCCGATCTGCCCACGCGAGGACGACGATGAAAAGGGGAGCGATAATGAGGACTGGGGGTATGTCCTTCCGAAAAGGCTCTACTCCTGCACCGTCGTACGAACGCTATGCCTTGGCCATTGCAAACTGAACCTACCGGAGGCTATCAACCTGCCGTTCCTCGAAACCCTGCGTCTGACAGGTATCCTCGGTGATGACTCCGGCGAAACCATCCAAAAACTCATCTCGGGTTGTCCCCGCATCGCCGACCTGACGCTGGAAGCCAACAATAGTCTCAAAAAGGTCTTCGTTCTCGACAAATGCCTCCGAAGGTTTGCTCTCCGCTGCTGCCACGACTTGACGAAAGTAAGCATCGACGCGTCGGAGCTGAGGTCCATGGACTACAGCGGCGCCGTGCCCGAGGAGTCTTTGCTATCTCTGCACGGCTCATCAGCAATATCCTCCTGCACTGTCAAATTTTGCAAGGCGATACCCACGAAGTCGGAGTTCACCCGGTTCAGAAGGTTCCTCAAAAAGGTCTCGCCCTCAAAGCACCTGCGTCTGCACCACAGAGGCTTGGACACTCGATTCTTCGCGGTGTTCCCCTCGTTTCCTACCCTGACGCGGCTCGAGCTACATGGCCCCATCCGAAGCAGCGACACCATCGATGCGGTCCGGaggatattggagcagacgcccAACCTCGAGGTCCTGTCGCTCGACATGGATGACCGGGAGCGAAGAGAAAAGGAGGAAGAGGAGCAGCACCATCAGTCCTCGGATGATCCTGTGGAGCTCAGAGTTCCCAGTCGGTCGAGTTTTTCCATGCGGTGCTTGCGGCGTCAGGTGAAGGAGATCAACATGGATAGCTACCGGTGTGACGTGCAGCATAGGGCGCTGGCCAGCCTGCTGTTCCGCAATGCGCTTGTGCTTGAAAGGATGTCTGTCGTGTTCGTGAAGAAGGTGCCGTCCGAGTTGCAGGCTGAGCTCACGAAGGAGATCGAGAGCTGGCTGGTGGGCAAACCAGAAAAGAGTTTCAAGTGA
- the LOC141041307 gene encoding uncharacterized protein, whose amino-acid sequence MATPSSFMDLLQNAEVDLGAPPLDPFRVGDDLEEDEEDEGDDEEEVAEIGEEAFTAASRPHAWSTNYTEPEDVLLVRAWAAVGMDATTGTDQTGKRYWQRIEDVYCRIKPKNSGFIHRTFRSLQGRWELIKPACARWSAAMDQVRDAPPSGTVESDYETIAGMRYKEMAASKGKPFPFKHVWSILQTFDKWKLRDQETAPKKSAMLRMDDSEDEEERNLGKPEGTKKGKLRVKMEEEASSLREKMDHMMKAREELTTKTLETKLLITEKKKEVKLAQVEAKREEAKRKAELEERMIKLKEAKVWKEVMVEEKEHIMMSKKDMDQDQLQWWKDTKEDIAERKRMFRVASSTFRGDTPMSSCGVGGVYDSTGADGDA is encoded by the exons ATGGCAACCCCATCCTCGTTCATGGACCTCCTCCAAAACGCGGAGGTGGACCTCGGAGCTCCGCCCCTAGACCCCTTTAGGGTTGGTGACGACTTGGAGGAAGATGAGGAGGATGAAggggatgacgaggaggaggtggccgaGATAGGGGAGGAGGCATTCACCGCCGCTTCCCGCCCACACGCGTGGTCGACAAACTACACCGAGCCGGAAGATGTCCTCTTGGTTCGTGCTTGGGCAGCTGTGGGAATGGATGCAACCACCGGCACCGATCAAACCGGTAAACGGTATTGGCAAAGGATCGAGGACGTCTATTGTAGGATCAAGCCGAAGAATAGTGGGTTCATCCATCGCACTTTCCGGTCGCTTCAAGGCCGGTGGGAGTTGATCAAGCCCGCTTGTGCTCGTTGGAGTGCGGCCATGGACCAAGTGAGGGATGCACCACCTAGTGGAACCGTGGAGAGCGACTAT GAGACAATTGCCGGCATGAGGTACAAGGAGATGGCCGCTTCCAAGGGCAAGCCATTCCCATTTAAGCATGTTTGGTCAATTCTTCAAACCTTTGACAAGTGGAAGTTGAGGGATCAAGAGACCGCACCCAAGAAGTCGGCAATGCTAAGGATGGATGATAgtgaagatgaggaggagaggaACTTGGGCAAGCCCGAGGGAACCAAGAAAGGCAAGCTAAGGGTGAAGATGGAAGAAGAGGCGTCAAGCCTAAGGGAGAAGATGGACCACATGATGAAGGCAAGAGAGGAATTGACAACGAAGACATTGGAGACGAAGCTTCTTATCACCGAGAAGAAGAAAGAGGTCAAGCTTGCACAAGTTGAAGCAAAGCGTGAAGAAGCAAAGCGCAAGGCCGAGTTGGAGGAGAGGATGATCAAGCTCAAAGAGGCAAAGGTATGGAAAGAAGTCATGGTGGAAGAGAAAGAGCACATTATGATGTCCAAGAAGGACATGGATCAAGACCAATTGCAATGGTGGAAGGACACCAAGGAGGACATTGCAGAGAGGAAGAGGATGTTCCGTGTTGCGTCCTCTACTTTTCGAGGTGACACTCCGATGAGTAGTTGTGGTGTTGGCGGTGTGTACGACTCCACCGGTGCCGATGGAGATGCTTGA